Part of the Chloroflexi bacterium ADurb.Bin180 genome is shown below.
TCACCTGCACCTTCACCAACGCCAGGAGAGCCAGTCTTACCGTCGACAAGGCGGTAGTGCCGAGCCCGAACTCGACGCTGTTTCGGTTCGATTACCCCGGGATGGTGATGAACATCGGCGAGTCCGACGTTGTGACCTTGAACAACCTGGCGCCAGGCACACACCGCGTCACCGAGACGGTCACCAGCGGCTGGCAGCTCGCCGGCCTGAGCTGCTCCGATGCGAACAGCTACCTCTCCGGCACCACGGCGGTGTACCAGCTCGAGCCGGGCGAGCATGTGACCTGTACCTTTACCAACGAACAGCTCAGCACGATCACCGTGCTCAAAGCGACAGTGCCACACGGCGACCCGACTCTGTTCCAGTTCACCGGCGCCGTCGCGGGAGCGCTCTCGGACGGAGGTAGCCTGACGGCGGAGGTTCTGCCGGGCATCGCCTGGGTGACGGAGACAGTCAAGGCGGGCTGGACAACGATGCCCATCGTTTGCTCGGACTCGGACAGCGGCGGCAACGCCCCGGTGGCCGAGTTCCGGTTGGCTCCGGGCGAATGGGTCACCTGCACCTTTACCAACGTGATGGGCCCGGACCTGGGCATCGACAAGACCGTGCAGCCGTCGGTGGTGGCGCCGCGCGAGCTGCTCACCTACACCCTCACCTATGGCAACTATGGCCAGCAGGCCGCCAACCAGGTGACCATCGACGACACCTTTCCCGGCGACCTGGAGCTGCTCTCGTGGGAGAGCTCGGGGCACCCCATCACCCGAACCGGTGCGAGCAGTCTGCAGTGGGCCGTTGGAACACTGGGGCCGGGCGAGGGCGGCATCATCACCCTGACCGCACGTTCACGCTGGGCCTGCAACCCCGTAACCAGCACGGTCGCCAACTATGTCTCGATGAACGCGTCTGCCCTGTCCGACCCGAAGTGGAGCAACAACTCGGACTCGGCAGCGGTGACCGTGAAGGCACACCTGCCCCCGCAGGTCGCGTTCACCTCGACCGCTCCCACGGGCTGCGCGCCGCTCACGGTGTATTTTACGGACACTAGCACCGCCCGCTCCGAGCCCATCGCCGGCTGGTACTGGACCTTTGGCGATGGCAGCTCGTCCTCGGCGCAGAACCCGCTGCACACCTATAGCGACACCGGGCATTTCAACGTGAGCCTCCAGGTTACCGACACGATGGGTTGTGCCGCAGGCCGGGGAATCGAGGCCTATGTCACGGTTCGCGCTGTTACCGCTGCCTTTGCCGTCGCCGACCCGCCGCATTGCGCGGCGACGGCGGTGGCCTTTACCAACCAATCGACCGCGCAGCAGGATACCCTGTCGGACTGGCTCTGGGCTTTTGGCGATGGCGCCACCTCAACCGACTGGTCGCCCACCCATAGCTACTCGTGTCCCGGCGTCTACACGGTGACCCTGTCCGTCTGGAGCAGCGCGGGCTGCTCCGCTGTGCACCGCGAAACGGTGACGATCAGCTCTTGCCTCGAAGTATCCAAGACCGACCGCTTCGACCCGGTGCCGGCCACGCACCGCATCGAGTACAGCATCGTCGTGCGCAATACCTCCGGCGCGATGTATGACCTGGTGTGGATCACCGACACCCTGCCTGCGGGGACCTACTTTTTGCCGTACGTGCCGGAGAACGCGGGCTGGCACGATGCCGGCAACCGCGTGGTCACCCGCTCGGTCGCCAACCTGGCCGGCGGCGCTTCGATGACGCTGCAGTTGATGGCTGGCACCCACTCGACCGCCCGCGGCCTGGTGACCAACGAGGTCGTCGCCCGCTGGGGCTGCGTGAGCGCCCGGGACACGGAGACCACGGTCATCGCTCCGCCGGTGGTCGAGCCGACCCCTGTGCCCACCCCCACGCCCATGCCCGTGCCCGGCGGCAGGACCGAGGTAGTGCAGGCGGGCTCTGGCACGGACAACCTGGACACCTACATCTACCGCTATCAGCCGGGCGCCAACTACTCGCTCAGCCCGCTTCTGCGCGTGGGCTACCGGCGCAACTTTGGCGCGCTCTTGCGCTTTGACCTCGCGGCCCTGCCGCAAGGGGCGGTCATCGACGAGGCCCGGCTCGAGCTCTACGCCGCCGGCTGGTCCGGTGCGGACGTGACCGTCGGCGCCTATGCCATCAGCAGCACGATGATGATCAGCGAGACCACCTGGAACCAGCCGCTGGGCGGCGCCTGGTGGAGCCTCGGCGGGGCCAACGACGTGTTCGTCGACCGCCGCGAGGCGCCGGAGGACGAGCTGACCACGAACGGGCCGCTGCAGTGGTATCGGTGGGACCTGACCGACCTGGTGCAGCAGTGGGTGGCGGGCCTGCCGAACAACGGCGTGCTCCTGCGCCAGAGCGTGTACGACAACGCGTCGTTCCACTTTGCCAGTGCCGAGCACGGTGTTCCCGCGCTGCGGCCGCGGCTGGTCATTCACTATCACTGAGGGGAGGGGGCCAGGACCGACCCGGGCTGAAATACGGCGGGCGGGGCACCACGCGGTGCCCCGCCCAGCTTCGTGTTGCGTCAAATGAAACTGTTACCGAAGGCTGGTGGTTGCCTCAGAAGTGCTGTTACCGGGTTGGTCAGTGGCTGATCGGGTAGCAACGGGCATCTGTCCGTCGATTGCGGCTAGGATGCGGTTTTCTTTGCTGGTCCGCATATCAGGTTGGGCGAGTTGCCACAGCCTCTGTTGGGCGGTCTCGATCTCTGCGCACAGTTGAACCGGGTTTAGGTCGTCGTAGATGGCCTTGAGTGCTTGGCGCTGCTTCTGGCTCAAGCTACCGCTCGCCAGCAGCCTCTGGTAGGGGGTTTGGCCCCGGTCGAACTGTTTCTGCACCCTGGTTCCTTCGCGATGGGAGGAGACCAGCTTGCAGATGGGCTGAAAGAAGTTGACGTGCAGCCTGATGAGGGTGTAGAGGTCCTCCAAAGCCACGAGGCTGGCGCGACTGTTGTAGCGGTCGTAGCCAACCAGCTTTCGGACGACCGACCAGTTCTTCTGCTCGACGCGGGCCTGGTCGTTCTTCTTGTAGGGTCTGGAGCGTGTCAGGGTAATGCCGTGTCGCTTGCAGTAGTGGAAGAGGGCATAGTTCATGAATTCGCTGCCGTTGTCGCTGTTGATGCCCCTTAGCGGGCATGGAAAACGACGTCGGGCCCGCTCGATGGCTCCACCGACCCGATCCTCGCCCTTGCCCCATACTGCCTCCAGCTCGGTCCAGCCGCTGACCGTGTCCACCATCACCAGCGTATTCAAGAAGAATCCCTCGGAACTCGTGCCGCAATGGGCGACCAGATCCACCTCCACATCGCCCACTTGCAGCCCCTGCTTGTCAGCAAACGTGCGCACCGGCACAAACCGCCTGAATCCGCCTGCCGACCGCGTGGTGGCCACACCGTGGCGCCGCCTATCGCGGAACGGCCGCAGTAGTCGGTCGATGGTCGAAGCGCTTACCCGTATGAGCTGGTCGTGCACCTGGGACGATACGCGAAGCAGCCCCTTCTCCTCCAGATTGGGCACCAACTCCGCTAGAAACGGAGCCAGCCGTTTCGAACAGACGCACATCGTCGCTTCCCAGGCTACCTTCAGCCCAGCCACCAACTCCGGACCATACACGCTCGGACGACCGCGTCGCCCCGAGACCCTCGTCGGCCGCGACCGCAACAACCGGATCGCTGACTTGCGATGGTATCCCGTCGCCGCACAGAAATGCTCCAGAATGCCGTGCTTCTCCTTGCGAGTCGCCCGACGGTACCGCTCTCGCTCGGCCTCTGCTAATTGCTGTATCGCCTCTCGAGTCATGTTGCCTCCAGCGTTCGGTAACGCCATTTATGAGGCAACCATACCCCATTCGGTAACAAACATTATGAGTCAAATCGTATAGTTGTAAACTGGATAATGCTATGTTACAATAGCGTGTCCATTGGCCCGTTGTTGTTCCCGATGAGCACGAGGAGGAGAACGTATGGACAAACCATGGCTGCGGAACTATGAACCAGAGGTACCGGCGACGCTCAAGTACCCTCAGACGACGCTGCATTACAACCTCGAACAGGCCGCGAGGAAGCACCCCGACGCGCCAGCGACCATTTTCATGGACGCCCAGCTCAACTATGCGCAGCTCAACGAACTGGCGGATCGCTTCGCTGCCGGGCTGCAATCGCTGGGCGTGAAAAAGGGCGACCGCGTCGCTGTCTATGTGGCCAACAGCCCCCAGTTCATTATGGCCTACTATGGCGCACTCAAAGCCGGCGCCGTCGTGGTACCCTTTAATCCACTCTATGGCTCGAGCGAGGTGCGCCACCAGCTCCGCGACTCGGGTGCCGAGACGGCGGTGGTGATGAGCCGCTTCTACCCCATCGTCAAGGAGGTGCGCTCCGAGACGCCCCTCAAGCGGGTCCTCGTAACCAACATCAAGGAGTACTTTCCAAGCCTGCTCCGGCTGCTGTTCACCGTGGTGAAAGAGGCGAAAGAGGGCGACCGCCAGAGCATTGCTGGAGACCCGGACACCTACTGGTACCAGGAGTTCATCGGTAACGCCCCGCCCAGGCCATCGCTGGTGGCTGTCGCCCCGTCGGACACTGCGGCCCTCATCTACACCGGCGGCACTACCGGCGTGCCCAAAGGGGCCGAGCTGTCGCATTTCAGCCTGAACGCCAATGCCCTGCAGTGCCGCGCCTGGATGCACCACTGTCAGGAAGGGCAGGAGACCATTCTGGCGGCGCTGCCGCTCTTTCACAGTTTTGGCATGACCACTTGTATGAATTTTGCCGTTCTGATGTCCAGCGCCATGCTGCTGATCCCAAATCCGCGCGAGGTGGCCAGTATTCTGGAAAAGGTCGCCAAGTGGCATCCCACCGTGTTTCCGGGCGTCCCGGCGATGTATCTGTCCTTCGCCAGCTTTCCTAACGTGGGGCGCTACGACATTCGCAGCATTCGCGCCTGTCTCAGCGGCGCTGCTCCTCTGCCGCCAGAGATCCAGGAGCGGTTCAGCAAGCTCACCGGCGCCCACCTGGTAGAGGGTTACGGCCTGAGTGAAGCTGCCCCCGTTACTCACGCCAATCCCGTCTTTGGGCAGGGGCGCCCAGGCTCAATCGGCCTGCCATTCCCCGATACTGAAGCCCGCATCGTGGACATCAAGACCGGCACGAAGGAGGTGCCGCGCGGCGAGCCGGGCGAGCTGATCGTTCGCGGCCCGCAGGTGATGAAGGGCTACTGGAACATGCCCGGCGAAACGGCCAACGCTCTGCGCGATGGCTGGCTGTACACGGGTGACATCGCCACGATGGACGAAGACGGCTACTTTCGCATCGTTGACCGCAAGAAAGACATGATCATCGCTTCGGGGTATAATGTCTATCCGCGGGATGTGGAGCAAGTGCTCTACCAGCACCCCAAGGTGATGGAGGCGGTGGCGGCAGGCATCCCCGATGGCGCCCGGGGCGAGACGGTCAAGGCCTACATCGTGCTCAAGCCAGGGGAGACGGCCACTCCGCAAGAGTTCATCGCCTATTGTCGGAGCAAGCTGGCGGCCTACAAGGTGCCGGAGTACGTCGAGTTCCGCACCGAGTTGCCCAAGACTATCGTGGGCAAAGTGCTGCGGCGCATGCTGGTGGAAGAAGAGAAGCGCCGACAGGCGGCCAAACCGCCGGCATAAGCAGCGAACCCACCCGCTCTAGTCGGGCGCTGAGCCGGCATGAGGGTGCCGCGGCCCGACGAATCACGCCCGCAGAAGGAGGGGTGAGGGTGAAACGAAAAACTCGGCTGCTGGTGGCGACGCTGCCTCTGTTCCTGGCCCTCTCGCTGGCCGGAGCAGCTCTGGTGCAAGATCGGTTCGTAACGCTTTTCCCGCTGGTCTTGAGCCAGTCTACCTACACGCCTACCGTGACGCCCACGCCCACCGACACGCCCACGCCGACCGAGACGGCAACGCACACTCTGCCGCCTCCGCCGCCGACGGATGCGCCAACCCCCGAACCCACGTTCACCGCGGCGGCAACGTCTGAGCCTACCGCCACGCGCACACGAATGCCGACCGTCACGCCGACCTACACGCCAACGCCAACGGCGACAAGGCGCACCTGAGGCGCTCCCTGTGAGCTGGCTCGTTGAGCCGGCGCAAGAACAAAGGAGCGGCACCCGTCGGGGTGCCGCTCCTTTGTTTCTCACCTGCTAGTCGCTCTGTGGTTCTGGCCAGGAAGGCTGGGCCGGAGCCGGTGCGCCAGTCCACAGTCTGTGCGGGTCAACTGTAGTGCGCAACCGCCAAGCGATTCCTTGCCGCCGCCGGCCCACGGGCAAGCCAGGCCGTGCGGTCACGCGTCGAGGCGCTTGCCGCCCAACCGGGGCCGCTTCCCGCGGCTGAACGCCTACTGGACGGCAGCTCCCAGAACGCTGGCCAGCAGGCTCCTGGCCTCGTCTCGGCCTCCGCCCAACAACTGAAACTCGTACTTGCCCGACGTTGTCTCGAAGACCACGTGATCGCTGCTCATGTGTTGCTGTGAATTGCGGCGATGCTCGACCTTGACCTTGCGAATCTGGTTTGGCAGAAAGTAAAAGTTGCCCGGCTGCTCGGCAAGGGCTTGCGGCACCGGCATCGCAGCATAGTGGTTCACCACCAGCTGCATCCAGCCCATCTGCGCAGCGACCTGGCCCAGGAACCCCTTGCCCTCGCTCTTGGCCTGATCCCTCGCCGTGCGCACAGCGTCGTTCATCATGTCTTTTGTGGTCAGGGCAAAGGCGATGCGCTCCCGGGTGACGATCGCGCTCCAGATATCGGAGCCGAACAGGCCTCTGCGCTTCTGCAGGCCCACAATTACGCCCAGCACCTTCTCACCCTGGTCGGCCGCGGGAATCGTCGCTTCCGCCGGCGCGGCCGCAGCCACCGTCTCGCCGCACTTGCCACAGAACTGTGCACCGGCAACTAGAGGCGCTCCACAATGCCCGCAGAAACGCTCTGTTTCGGTCATCGTTCTCCTCCATGCATCTTCGTATGGGGCCAAAGGAGCAATCCGCCGCGCAGGCTATGCCGCCTGGCGTCCGCCGATGGCCAATCACCGTCGAGAAAGCCGTCGCAAGATAGTCTAGCCCCCGGCACCCAGGCTGTCAACCCGTCGTATCCGATCAAACGATCACGTCACTGGCTCGTTGAGCCGGCGCAAGAGAAGAGAAAGCGGCACCCCGGGGTGCCGCTTGGTTGTCTCTTCGCAGCTAACCAGCATCCGCCTCTGACAAGGGAGGCTGGGCCGGACCCGGCGCGCGGGTCCACAGGCTGCGCGGCTCGACTACCGGCAGCGAGAGCAGCACCTTGAGCCGGTTGACCGTAGCCGGCGAGTGGCCCTCATAGTGGTTGTTGATGTAGACATAAATCCGCTTCACCTGTTTCCCCAGCCCGCGGATGGTGGCCGCCCAGTGCTCGAGCTCGGCGGTGCGGTCGTGCTGCACCTCGTCCAGCCGGGTGAACTCGTCGTGGAAGCCGACCAGCCTGAAGTAGGCGATATCGGTGGTCAGCTCGACGACCGGCGGCAGATCCTGCCAGTGCGTGGTACACCAGGCTACCCTCGCTGCGCGGAGCAGGGCCAGGATCTCCGGATGGTCCCACGAGGAATGGCGGAACTCGACGGCGAAGCGAATGTCGCCTGGCAGAAGAGCCAGAAAAGCGCGCAGTCGCTCTTCCTGGCGGCGCTGGAACGAGGCCGGGAACTGAATGACCACGGCGCCCAGTTTGCCGCCCAGCAGAGTGATGCGGTTGAGAAAACTGTCCAGCTCGAACTGGACATTGTTCAGCGCCTTGTCGTGGGTGATCACGCGCGGCATCTTGGCGCTGAATACAAAACCCTCTGGCACGCGCTGCGCCCAGTTGCGGATGGTCGAAGCCGAGGGGATGGCGTAAAAGGTGGTGTTGAGCTCGACCGTGTCGAACACGCGCGAGTAGAACGGAAGGGATTCCTGGCTGGGCCAGGCAGGCGGATAGAAGGTGCCCACCCAGTCGCGCGAACTAAAGCCCTGCCCGCCGATGCGGATCTCTGCCCGCCCCTGTGGGCCAGGCTGGTTGCTCAAGGACTCGGCCATCCAGCGCCTGCCGTCTAGGAGTAGCCCACCTGACGCAGGGCCGCTTCATCGCTGCGCCACTTGGGGCGCACCTTGACCCATAACTTGAGAAAGACCTGACTGTCGAGCATCTGCTGAATCTCGGTGCGCGCTGCGCTGCCGATGTCTTTCAGCATCTGGCCGCCACGGCCGATGACGATGCCTTTCTGCGAGTCCTTCTCGACATAGATGGTGGCCTCGATGTCGGTCAGGCCCGGCCGGCGCTCGGTGAACTGGTCCACCACCACGGCGATGGAGTAGGGCACTTCCTCCCGCAGGAGGCGCAGCACCTGCTCGCGGATGAGCTCGCCGGCTACAAAGCGCTCGGTCACGTCGGTAACCTGGCCTTCGGGAAAGTAGCGCGGACCGAGTGGCAGATGCGCGATGATCAGCGTGACCAGCTCGTTGAGGTTGTCGCCGCGCGTGGCCGAGGTCATCATCCAGTCCACGTACCTGGCCAGCGCCTGATATGCCTCGACGTTCATCTTGACGCGGTCCGGGCTCAGGTGGTCCATTTTGTTCAGCACCAGCACC
Proteins encoded:
- a CDS encoding Protease 1 precursor → MRDLTGLTANRWYTITEALAPGWWLTGLAVTDPGGGSHISLGDRQVYVDLSEGRTITCTFTNTKMGHLTVRKETLPDGDPTWFPFSAVGWGFNLGDGMSFTSEQAAGTYLVTETLVSGWMTPTITCSDTDSTGSGYFATYRIAVGEWVTCTFTNARRASLTVDKAVVPSPNSTLFRFDYPGMVMNIGESDVVTLNNLAPGTHRVTETVTSGWQLAGLSCSDANSYLSGTTAVYQLEPGEHVTCTFTNEQLSTITVLKATVPHGDPTLFQFTGAVAGALSDGGSLTAEVLPGIAWVTETVKAGWTTMPIVCSDSDSGGNAPVAEFRLAPGEWVTCTFTNVMGPDLGIDKTVQPSVVAPRELLTYTLTYGNYGQQAANQVTIDDTFPGDLELLSWESSGHPITRTGASSLQWAVGTLGPGEGGIITLTARSRWACNPVTSTVANYVSMNASALSDPKWSNNSDSAAVTVKAHLPPQVAFTSTAPTGCAPLTVYFTDTSTARSEPIAGWYWTFGDGSSSSAQNPLHTYSDTGHFNVSLQVTDTMGCAAGRGIEAYVTVRAVTAAFAVADPPHCAATAVAFTNQSTAQQDTLSDWLWAFGDGATSTDWSPTHSYSCPGVYTVTLSVWSSAGCSAVHRETVTISSCLEVSKTDRFDPVPATHRIEYSIVVRNTSGAMYDLVWITDTLPAGTYFLPYVPENAGWHDAGNRVVTRSVANLAGGASMTLQLMAGTHSTARGLVTNEVVARWGCVSARDTETTVIAPPVVEPTPVPTPTPMPVPGGRTEVVQAGSGTDNLDTYIYRYQPGANYSLSPLLRVGYRRNFGALLRFDLAALPQGAVIDEARLELYAAGWSGADVTVGAYAISSTMMISETTWNQPLGGAWWSLGGANDVFVDRREAPEDELTTNGPLQWYRWDLTDLVQQWVAGLPNNGVLLRQSVYDNASFHFASAEHGVPALRPRLVIHYH
- a CDS encoding Integrase core domain protein, yielding MTREAIQQLAEAERERYRRATRKEKHGILEHFCAATGYHRKSAIRLLRSRPTRVSGRRGRPSVYGPELVAGLKVAWEATMCVCSKRLAPFLAELVPNLEEKGLLRVSSQVHDQLIRVSASTIDRLLRPFRDRRRHGVATTRSAGGFRRFVPVRTFADKQGLQVGDVEVDLVAHCGTSSEGFFLNTLVMVDTVSGWTELEAVWGKGEDRVGGAIERARRRFPCPLRGINSDNGSEFMNYALFHYCKRHGITLTRSRPYKKNDQARVEQKNWSVVRKLVGYDRYNSRASLVALEDLYTLIRLHVNFFQPICKLVSSHREGTRVQKQFDRGQTPYQRLLASGSLSQKQRQALKAIYDDLNPVQLCAEIETAQQRLWQLAQPDMRTSKENRILAAIDGQMPVATRSATDQPGNSTSEATTSLR
- the fadD gene encoding Long-chain-fatty-acid--CoA ligase, giving the protein MDKPWLRNYEPEVPATLKYPQTTLHYNLEQAARKHPDAPATIFMDAQLNYAQLNELADRFAAGLQSLGVKKGDRVAVYVANSPQFIMAYYGALKAGAVVVPFNPLYGSSEVRHQLRDSGAETAVVMSRFYPIVKEVRSETPLKRVLVTNIKEYFPSLLRLLFTVVKEAKEGDRQSIAGDPDTYWYQEFIGNAPPRPSLVAVAPSDTAALIYTGGTTGVPKGAELSHFSLNANALQCRAWMHHCQEGQETILAALPLFHSFGMTTCMNFAVLMSSAMLLIPNPREVASILEKVAKWHPTVFPGVPAMYLSFASFPNVGRYDIRSIRACLSGAAPLPPEIQERFSKLTGAHLVEGYGLSEAAPVTHANPVFGQGRPGSIGLPFPDTEARIVDIKTGTKEVPRGEPGELIVRGPQVMKGYWNMPGETANALRDGWLYTGDIATMDEDGYFRIVDRKKDMIIASGYNVYPRDVEQVLYQHPKVMEAVAAGIPDGARGETVKAYIVLKPGETATPQEFIAYCRSKLAAYKVPEYVEFRTELPKTIVGKVLRRMLVEEEKRRQAAKPPA
- the era gene encoding GTPase Era, which codes for MDESLPNGNAQTELIPETPPDHRSGFVALVGRPSVGKSTLLNALVGQKVAIVSTKPQTTRNRILGILTRSDAQIVFVDTPGIHRPQHRLGELMVTTAQKAVPDADLVLFVVDASARPSPEDQAVAQLLDRQKVPVVLVLNKMDHLSPDRVKMNVEAYQALARYVDWMMTSATRGDNLNELVTLIIAHLPLGPRYFPEGQVTDVTERFVAGELIREQVLRLLREEVPYSIAVVVDQFTERRPGLTDIEATIYVEKDSQKGIVIGRGGQMLKDIGSAARTEIQQMLDSQVFLKLWVKVRPKWRSDEAALRQVGYS